One stretch of Sandaracinaceae bacterium DNA includes these proteins:
- a CDS encoding serine/threonine-protein kinase has translation MPSGEGAEQGSCGFTGREGSGYAFGAPATWPTSRIPTRNHSQPLLSDALDLPKPFGPYTLLRRLAVGGMAEVYVAKTKGLGGFEKLVAIKVIHPRFSEDDHFITMLVEEAKISVQLTHVNIAQTFDLGCIDDTYYISMEYIEGADTFRVQKRARDKKLALPLDIACFIAVEVLNGLAYAHRKRDHEGESMGIVHRDISPQNVLVSYAGEVKLVDFGIAKAALRGGQTEVGVIKGKYYYMSPEQAWGDPVDPRTDIFATGLLLHELLTGEMVYQEDNVPALLDRVRKAEVPSPRKKRREIPEELAQIVLKACAKEPEDRFQNAIDMSQALSDLLYRTNPTFSSSRLAQLMGTLFPEEVKRHSQVLKLPTAEEEAARRAPDPSEEHSLPAMSRAEFGPAAEASVIFDLDDVEDMTRNDILPFRRKPVLGKSAQKPTSEVEADDGPTVTAGRSFDDWEEETKLKAPGAWDESTLVEGDGETFAQVHQLIAKSRQAQAARPPSEPEMPAEKTVAMASFPKPAGMRAPSVRPNAPPKPPSMPPPSRLPPRPPAAPRQPPPPALADDPDTTDQTLDDELKPEKTQAWSEDTATLQRKGALANPTKGMRLSADAERFFQPPQAPAPPTPAQPSQFDPFGGAQVAAETPAPLADPFAAQPPPVSTGTPADLGKPQPRRWILPIVLVSIGAFLVAGFGTWLAARPKPTSLEVMTVPEGATVVHGGSELGAAPVILETVEPGQTVSVEVRLPGYETRSQEIRIQEGPNRTAVILNPIRVTLHVESDPAGAQIYIDGVLRGSAPLDVPGLSAGQTIQIRAAAPGRQTVEQQLTLEADQREAALSLALPAAGG, from the coding sequence ATTCCATCAGGGGAGGGCGCGGAGCAAGGCTCATGTGGCTTTACCGGCCGCGAGGGCAGCGGCTATGCTTTCGGTGCACCGGCCACATGGCCGACTTCGCGAATTCCTACACGAAATCACAGTCAACCCCTGCTCAGCGACGCCCTCGATCTGCCGAAGCCTTTCGGCCCCTACACGCTGCTGAGGCGCCTCGCCGTCGGTGGTATGGCCGAGGTGTATGTCGCGAAGACCAAGGGCCTCGGGGGTTTCGAGAAGCTCGTCGCCATCAAGGTGATCCATCCGCGCTTCAGCGAGGACGATCACTTCATCACGATGCTCGTCGAGGAGGCGAAGATCTCCGTGCAGCTGACGCACGTGAACATCGCCCAGACCTTCGACCTCGGCTGCATCGACGACACCTATTACATCTCGATGGAGTACATCGAGGGGGCGGACACCTTCCGCGTCCAGAAGCGCGCGCGCGACAAGAAGCTCGCGCTGCCGCTCGACATCGCCTGCTTCATCGCCGTCGAGGTCCTCAACGGCCTGGCGTACGCGCACCGCAAGCGCGACCACGAGGGCGAGTCGATGGGGATCGTGCACCGCGACATCTCCCCGCAGAACGTGCTCGTCAGCTACGCGGGCGAGGTGAAGCTCGTCGACTTCGGGATCGCCAAGGCCGCGCTGCGCGGCGGGCAGACCGAGGTGGGGGTGATCAAGGGCAAGTACTATTACATGTCGCCCGAGCAGGCCTGGGGCGATCCCGTCGACCCGCGCACGGACATCTTCGCCACCGGGCTCCTGCTCCACGAGCTGCTGACCGGGGAGATGGTCTACCAGGAGGACAACGTGCCCGCGCTCCTCGATCGGGTGCGGAAGGCGGAGGTGCCGAGCCCTCGCAAGAAGCGCCGCGAGATCCCCGAGGAGCTCGCGCAGATCGTCCTGAAGGCGTGCGCGAAGGAGCCCGAGGATCGCTTCCAGAACGCGATCGACATGAGCCAGGCGCTGTCCGACCTCCTGTACCGGACGAACCCAACCTTCTCGTCGTCGCGGCTCGCGCAGCTCATGGGCACGCTCTTCCCCGAGGAGGTCAAGCGCCACAGCCAGGTGCTGAAGCTCCCGACCGCGGAGGAGGAGGCCGCGCGCCGCGCGCCCGACCCGAGCGAAGAGCACTCCCTGCCGGCCATGTCGCGCGCCGAGTTCGGCCCGGCGGCGGAGGCGAGCGTCATCTTCGACCTCGACGACGTCGAGGACATGACCCGGAACGACATCCTGCCGTTCCGGCGGAAGCCCGTCCTGGGCAAGTCCGCGCAGAAGCCCACGAGCGAGGTCGAGGCCGACGACGGCCCGACGGTGACCGCGGGGCGCTCGTTCGACGACTGGGAAGAGGAGACCAAGCTCAAGGCGCCCGGCGCGTGGGACGAGTCGACGCTCGTCGAGGGCGACGGAGAGACGTTCGCCCAGGTCCATCAGCTCATCGCGAAGAGCCGCCAGGCGCAGGCCGCCCGACCGCCCTCCGAACCGGAGATGCCGGCGGAGAAGACCGTGGCCATGGCGTCGTTCCCCAAGCCGGCCGGCATGCGCGCGCCGTCGGTCCGCCCCAACGCGCCCCCGAAGCCCCCGTCGATGCCGCCGCCGTCGAGGCTCCCCCCCAGGCCGCCAGCGGCCCCGCGACAGCCGCCGCCGCCCGCGCTGGCCGACGATCCGGACACCACCGACCAGACCCTCGACGACGAGCTCAAGCCCGAGAAGACCCAGGCGTGGTCGGAGGACACCGCCACCCTCCAGCGCAAGGGGGCCCTGGCCAACCCCACCAAGGGCATGCGCCTGTCGGCCGACGCCGAGCGCTTCTTCCAGCCTCCGCAGGCGCCCGCGCCGCCGACTCCTGCACAACCGTCCCAGTTCGACCCGTTCGGCGGCGCGCAGGTGGCGGCCGAGACTCCGGCGCCGCTGGCCGATCCCTTCGCGGCCCAGCCGCCGCCCGTCTCCACGGGCACGCCGGCCGATCTCGGCAAGCCCCAGCCGCGCCGCTGGATCCTCCCGATCGTGCTCGTCTCGATCGGGGCGTTCCTCGTGGCTGGCTTCGGTACGTGGCTCGCGGCCCGTCCGAAGCCGACCAGCCTCGAGGTGATGACGGTCCCCGAAGGGGCGACCGTCGTGCACGGCGGGAGCGAGCTCGGCGCGGCGCCCGTGATCCTCGAGACGGTCGAGCCGGGGCAGACGGTCAGCGTGGAGGTGCGCCTGCCGGGCTACGAGACGCGGTCGCAGGAGATCCGGATCCAGGAGGGGCCGAACCGCACGGCCGTCATCCTCAACCCCATCCGGGTCACCTTGCACGTGGAGTCGGACCCGGCCGGCGCGCAGATCTACATCGACGGAGTGCTCCGCGGGAGCGCGCCGCTCGACGTGCCCGGGCTCAGCGCTGGCCAGACCATCCAGATCCGGGCCGCCGCGCCGGGCCGGCAAACGGTCGAGCAGCAGCTCACCCTCGAGGCCGACCAGCGCGAAGCGGCGCTCAGCCTCGCGCTCCCCGCGGCGGGCGGATAG
- a CDS encoding pyruvate, water dikinase regulatory protein has product MERPTIFVVSDSTGETAERVVRAALLQFPDQRVRIRLFTRVRDPEAVAEVLKKANDAGAMVVFTLVSPDLREYFHEVAAQEHIESVDVIGQLIHKVANYLEATPLNRPTATMPLSEEYFRRVEAIEFAVKSDDGKEPRNLRKADLVLTGVSRTSKTPLSTYLAGRGLKVANVPLVLGVPPPPELSEVAPEKVVGLTLAIEKLLEIRKARLIQLGMPADANYGLREHVGAELEYADEIFSSHPGWMVIDVSGRAIEETATIILEALKDREDLPTMASSIVI; this is encoded by the coding sequence ATGGAACGCCCGACGATCTTCGTGGTCAGCGACTCCACCGGCGAGACGGCCGAGCGGGTCGTGCGCGCTGCGCTCCTCCAGTTCCCCGACCAGAGAGTCCGCATCCGCCTCTTCACGCGCGTGCGTGACCCCGAGGCGGTTGCAGAGGTCCTCAAGAAGGCGAACGACGCCGGGGCGATGGTGGTCTTCACCCTCGTGTCACCCGACCTGCGCGAGTACTTCCACGAGGTCGCGGCGCAGGAGCACATCGAGAGCGTCGACGTCATCGGGCAGCTCATTCACAAGGTCGCCAACTACCTCGAGGCGACCCCGCTCAACCGTCCGACCGCCACGATGCCCCTCAGCGAGGAGTACTTCCGGCGCGTCGAGGCGATCGAGTTCGCGGTCAAGAGCGACGACGGCAAGGAGCCGCGCAACCTCCGCAAGGCGGACCTGGTGCTCACCGGCGTCAGCCGGACGAGCAAGACGCCGCTCTCCACGTATCTCGCGGGGCGGGGGCTGAAGGTGGCCAACGTGCCGCTCGTGCTCGGCGTCCCGCCGCCCCCGGAGCTGTCCGAGGTGGCGCCCGAGAAGGTCGTCGGGCTCACGCTCGCGATCGAGAAGCTCCTGGAGATCCGCAAGGCGCGGCTCATCCAGCTCGGCATGCCCGCGGACGCCAACTACGGCCTGCGCGAGCACGTCGGGGCGGAGCTCGAGTACGCCGACGAGATCTTCAGCAGCCACCCGGGCTGGATGGTGATCGACGTCAGCGGTCGGGCCATCGAGGAGACGGCGACGATCATCCTCGAGGCGCTCAAGGATCGCGAGGACCTGCCGACGATGGCGTCCTCGATCGTGATCTGA
- a CDS encoding cyclic nucleotide-binding domain-containing protein produces MTDNASPPAPRPVNTSILREIGLFGGLDEATLELLAKELPLEQAVVGSRVVSEGDPAREMYVVVGGELEVLKRSPGGSEVRVAMLGPGDWFGEMAIVDVQPRSATVRALAPSTLLRMSAEHVDQLLYRRDLKAYALLVMNIARELSRRLRVADGILSQFVGSVTDQYLKPSAE; encoded by the coding sequence ATGACAGACAACGCGTCGCCGCCGGCTCCGAGGCCGGTCAACACCTCCATTCTTCGTGAAATCGGGCTCTTCGGGGGCCTCGACGAAGCCACGCTCGAGCTGCTCGCGAAGGAGCTGCCCCTCGAGCAGGCGGTCGTGGGCTCACGGGTCGTCTCCGAGGGAGATCCGGCGCGCGAGATGTACGTCGTGGTCGGCGGCGAGCTCGAGGTCCTCAAGCGGAGCCCCGGCGGCAGCGAAGTGCGCGTCGCGATGCTCGGACCCGGCGACTGGTTCGGGGAGATGGCGATCGTGGACGTGCAGCCGCGCTCGGCCACGGTGCGCGCGCTGGCGCCGAGCACCCTGCTCCGCATGAGCGCCGAGCACGTCGATCAGCTCCTCTACCGGCGCGACCTCAAGGCCTACGCGCTGCTCGTGATGAACATCGCGCGCGAGCTGTCGCGCCGGCTCCGCGTGGCCGACGGCATCCTCAGCCAGTTCGTCGGCTCGGTCACCGACCAGTACCTGAAGCCGTCGGCCGAGTAG